A region from the Ammospiza nelsoni isolate bAmmNel1 chromosome 1, bAmmNel1.pri, whole genome shotgun sequence genome encodes:
- the ODF1 gene encoding outer dense fiber protein 1: MAHCYFQEDSMQNLRQINRQMRLLDLRLQLLRDRLCTARMNRCVLSCCSLPSPCFRRRCVAVKNDRTKRLGMMLNSCSGQNLALIDVKGFDPKDITVTVKDGKVTVSAERKMECNTPLAKTSNYKRFVKEFCLPPGVCDKEVTYSVESKCLPPPKCCPYLCP, encoded by the exons ATGGCGCACTGTTACTTCCAGGAGGACAGCATGCAGAACCTGCGGCAAATCAACAGGCAGATGAGGCTGCTGGACCTGCGGCTGCAGCTGCTCCGGGACAGGCTGTGCACGGCCCGCATGAACCGCTGcgtcctctcctgctgctccctgcccagcccctgcttcCGGAGACGGTGCGTCGCTGTGAAAAACGACAG AACGAAAAGACTTGGCATGATGCTGAACTCGTGCAGTGGTCAGAACTTGGCTTTGATCGATGTGAAGGGTTTTGACCCCAAAGACATCACGGTGACGGTGAAGGACGGGAAGGTGACGGTGTCAGCGGAGCGCAAGATGGAGTGCAACACCCCCCTGGCAAAGACCAGTAACTACAAAAGGTTCGTGAAGGAATTCTGCCTACCGCCAGGGGTGTGTGACAAGGAGGTGACATACTCCGTGGAATCCAAGTGCCTCCCGCCACCCAAGTGCTGCCCTTACCTCTGCCCTtaa